From the Hordeum vulgare subsp. vulgare chromosome 1H, MorexV3_pseudomolecules_assembly, whole genome shotgun sequence genome, the window AAAGTTgacacacttattttgggatagaAGGAGTATATGGGTACGGTTAGATGACTCGCTTCCATTGTGGTTTGGAAGACCGGGTATGTGGGTATGTTCATCTTAGGAGCCATGCCCTAAACAGAAAATTCATAGCCATTCCATTGTGGTTTGGAAGACCGGGTGGAGCGTCGAACATGGTCCTACTGTCATTGTGAAACCCATACGCGTTGTCTCTACCCAAGTATGTACCCACTTGATACGACAGCCGTATCCAACGTGGCTCAATCCGCTCCGTCCACTCATCTGACCGACAGCCGTATCCAACGTGGCTCAATCCGCTCCGTCCACTCACCTGACCCAAACACTCTGATTCGAACGTTACGCCGGCCCCCTCATATACCCGTTGGTCCTGTTTGGATCCaagggttagagttagagtggGTTAGATTTGAGTCATCTAATCCTCAAAGAGCCAAACAggtgggttagagttggttattagatgcatctaacctattcaaaaactctaacccatccaaaaggtgcttttttgggttagagtaGGTAGGGTCCAAGAAAAGAGAGAGGTTCAAAGTAGGCTAATGATTGAGAAAGAGAAtttattgtcaatctaaccctctcatccaaacacctttggccctgtttggatcctagggttagagttagagttggttagattgaactcatctaaccctcaaaaatccaaacagggtgggttagagttggttagatgcatctaacccacccaaaaaatctaacccacccaagaggtgcttttttgggttagagttaggtggggtccagaaaaagttacttttctctcttcctccaccaCACAAAATGCTAGATAAAGGAACCAAATGATTGGAAAAAGTGCATTTATTGGcaatctaacccttccatccaaacacctctttggttagagttagttcagggttagtctagagttaaaatctaactctaacctctaaccgagttagagtatccaaacagggtctTTAGAGTTACAGTTAGTTCAGGTTAGTTTAAGGATTAAAAtttaactctaactctaaccaggttagagtatccaaacagggccgttGTCCCCTACTAGCCGTTGCCCCTTTGACTTTCTTCCCGTCTCCGATCCATCGACCGAGAAAGCTCCCAAATCCCTCTCTCCCCAAAGCTTCCGGCTCCCCAATCCCTCTCCTTCCATTCTTGGAGACCCACCCTTTGGCCGTCCCCGTGACCGGAATCCCATGGAGATCGTTGTTTTCGCGCCCCAGCAGGCCAACCCGGCTCAAGCGGCGGTGGCACAGACCATGAACGCGGCGGCCATGGCCGCCATGCGGAAGCGCGGCGCCGCCAGCGCCATctcggcgaggaggaagacgctcTGCGACATCACCAACCTGAGGCAGCCGCTGGCGGCCGCGGCCGACGAGGGGCAGCAGGACGGGTCGAGGTGCGTGGAGCGGCTGGTCAAGGCAAGATCCGGATTTCCACCGCCGTCTCTTTCTTAGTTATCAGAATGATTGGTCGTGGTCGCTAACGCTCCTCTTTCTTTCTCGAATCCCCGTGTCTGTAATTTCAGAAGAATTCAGATCTTGTGAAGCTCCTGGAGGAGAGAGAGTGAGTGTTTGCCTGCACCGCTTGTTCTCTTTTGTCTAGGATGGATAGGGTTTCTTGATGCGCGAGTGCTAATTCATAGAGTTGAGCAGGGCTGAGCTGCAGAATCTGCGGCTGGCAAACTGGCAGCTTGCGCAGGCTAATTCCCAGATGTTAGCAGTAAGTTATCCCCCAATTATCTGCAAGAAACTCCATTATCCCCGTTTTACAACCGTGGACTTGATCATGTTCACCACGAGGCTAATCTCTGTCTTGGAATGTTTGATTCGCAGGAGCTAAATCTTGGAAAAAATAGGGTAAGTTGGTGCTTCTTTGGTCAATCTTGACAACACTATGCTGACACTTTCTAGAGAAAAAATTGATCATGGCATTCCCAAATCTGATCAGCCGATGtttttcttcttatctttctGAAGCTGAAATTGCTACAACACGGGCTTACCTGCTCGAGAGCTGCCCTCAAAGTAAAATCGTCGAAACTTGAGGTATATCATACCATCTCATGCAAAATGTTCATGCTGCTGCTTGATGCTTTTGTTCATGTGCCCTGAACCGCGATGTCCCTAACAACAGGAGACAAAGAAAGCGCTGAAGAGCAGCAGACTCCAGCAACAGAAGAGCGCGAACGAGACGGCGCGGCACTTGGTCACCAATAGAGCTGCTGCAGCTGCACCGCTCAAGGATGGAGACGTGGAGCCCGCTTCAGATGCGTCGTACGCCGCCAGTGCTAAAAAGTCTACCTGTAACGCCAGCCGGAAGAGGCTGCTGAGATCTCGATGTAATCATGATATATCCCTACCGGTAGTATTTggcacatactccctccgttcctaaatatagatCTTTTTAAAGATtgtactagtggactacatacgaagcaaaatgagtaaatctacattgtaaaatatgtctatatacatccgtatatagtcttctagtaaaatatctaaaactacatatatttaggaacggagggagtacatctctTCACATGCGTGGCTATGCTAACTGATTTTGATTGACATTTGGTTTACTAGCTCTGGGACCTGCGGTGGCGCCGACGAAGCTGGTGGCGTCCAAGGAAACGGAGAGCGCACAGAGACGGTAAGCAACACCACAAGCTCGTCAAAATCATCAAATGTTCGATCTGAGGAAACGCAGGTCCCACAAGCTCGCCACTGATTCTTACTATTTCTGCAGCAAGTCCATGAGAAGGCCGCAGTCGAGTGGCCGCAGGGAAGACTTGTTCGAGATAGAGGACGTTCAGCTCACCACCGGCGGTGGAGACGACAGGAAGGGGTCAACGTGGCAGCTGGATTCGTCGGTGCAGTTCCCACGTAGATCGTCGCTGGGGAGGCCACTCCGGCGGGCCACAGAGAAGGTCACCTCCTACAAGGAGATGCCTGTCAATATTAAGCTTAGGAGGCCCTAAGCAGTAGCACAAGTTGGTTGCAGTTTTTTTGCATCCAGTTAGATATGTATGATGAGTTGCGATTCTTAATTTATTTTTTGCTGTCTTCTGCTTCTGCAGATGCAAACATTGtaatttttttgaaaatctagATTGTAGTGTGAAAGAATACGGGAGACTTTGGTGAGATCTCACGTTAGGTGAGATCTATGAgattgatttttttgaaaaaaattacttgTTCAAACATTGTAATTTTTAGTAGACACGCATCAATATTTAATGTACAACCTCAAAAAGTTTCAGCTCATAATTCAACTTACATTtatagaaacaaaaaagacaaaatctGTCAAAGTATTCAACCAAAGCTGCATTCACatttgaatttgtcttttttgaaaCTCTAAATCTACATCGAGTTTTGAGCTGGTTTTTTTGGGGGTTGTAGACACCACATGAATGTTGtcaaataatttcagatttttttgaaatgtCTAAATATGAAATTTGGGGTTGATCTTACGATCTCACCTAAATATGAGATCTCATACAAGTCTCCCCCGTGCTGTTGAGGTTCAACTGGCAAACAACTAGCGAAGAGACATGATGCAAAAAAAATCATCAGAATCTTGACAAAAATTCAGTACATCCGTGACAGTCACCAAAAGTTCCAAGAGAAACGAGTACATGTAGAGCTTGGAAGATTCTGAAACTCTTAACAGACATGAAAACGAATTTTAAGCCAATCCATCACTCTGAACTTCATAATTGGCAGAAGCGAAATGTTCTTTCACCAGTGCAAGAGCTCTCCCCCTATGAGATATTTCATTCTTTTCGGACTTGGGCATCTCAGCATATCTGTATTTGTATTACATACCCACCTGTCAGTACATAACGCAAGGGGTGCATGAAAGAAATGGAAATCATCAGGAAACTCACGTTTGTTCAAATCCATCTGGTTGGAATACAGGGTCCCATCCAAAATCAGCAGGCCCTCGGGCAGGTACAATTTTCCCCtgcatgtggagaaggaaatctcaAACACGTTCAAGAAGCGAAACGGCCTTCATTTTTCTTACTAAAACCACGGCATCAGATTTTACTGTCCATGCCAAAATAAACGCACCACAACAGATCAAAGTGCTATGATGAGGACACATGAAGACAGACAACCTAACAAGATAACGGTGCTTCTCTGCGTCGAATGAAAAACCACTTACTatagaatttatttattttatccaACAACACTAATATGTTCCCCTAGCAAAACGGATATGCTGACGCCAACAGAATTTAGCTGCACTCTGAACTCACTTATAAACAAAATACACCAGAAAATATAAGTTCAAGGTATCCAGGTTATAGAGGGATGTGCAATTCTGAATGTAGGCCGACTGCAGCGGCATACTGACAGATGTGCTCACTCTCATTATACAGTGTTAGTATGGCATATACGTAATACTTCAGACGAAAATTTTAAGTAACATCTTACTGCTGTTTTTCCAACAAATGTGATTGGTTCCTCCTCTGGTCCAAGAGCAAGGGAAAAGATGCACATAGCAAAAGCTGATTTGTCTTCATAAGCTTTTAACAGATTGTTCAAACCTATAATTGCAGAAATAGTATGCATGAATTCACAAAGTCAAACATTAGAAAGAATGAAAGGAGAATTGAGTAGCCATATCACCTTCATGCCCAATCTTCTCTAGAAACCATTTTCTGTACATTATGTGTGCGGAACATCCAGATAAGGAACAGAGAGGTTAGTTAGACTGGATATCTGAAAGCATTTTCTCAATAAGTTATAGTGGTGAAGGATGTTTATTTTCTGTAACTTGGTAATACGAAAATATGTTGTAGTGCCTGGAGAAGAGAAGGACTTACATATAGGGCCCTGCAGCGCAAAACAAATTATGTCATGTTGAGCACATTGAATTCATTTAGGAAGTGAAAAGAAAGGATAATGCACATTAGTTACCTGGCAAACCTTTGAGCGCATTGAAACACAGACAGGTGTCCTCAACAAGTACAGGACCATTCACCTAGTATGGAATACAGATTAATTAACAAGAGTTCAAACAGTTCAAATTAAAATTCTCTGCATAATTATTCTAGTATTAGAAAAGATAGAGGTACCTGAGATGCAGCCATTCGGGCCTTCTCTTTAGATATGTCCTCTGGCTCACCTTGCAACTCAGGCACTGCCAAATTCAACAGAGAATAATATCCAttaatcaaaaacaacaacaggttCTTAGGTGTTACTTCTTTTTTATGACTTTGTACTTCtcttttttttgagagagagggggggggggggttaaaatGAGCACACTTGGTCCATCTCCATCTGAATTATGACATGTAGGGCATCAGAATCCTAATTTAAGTGTATGGTTCCATATTCCAGTtccatcaaagagttcatcactgGTATGAATCATAACATCTGGATTTTATACTCTTAACTAGAATCCCAGAATGCAAATGAGATGTCTTGCCGATTATTAAAAATCTGGACTTCCTACCTCTCAGCCAGTACTGATACCAGAATACAAAAGATAAACAATTACAAGCTATATGAAGACCACATGACAACAGTATGTAATCGCATGAATCACAAGTCCACTGGCTATATTTCATGCAGAACTCCTATTGCATTCCCACCGGTTCCCTCCAAACTTACCCCCAAACTGGTGCATAATTTTACCATAGAAAGTCAGTGTGCTATTTCCCTAAACATTATCGATGCACATCGACACCATTTAAAGAAGGAATAATAAGCGAAACAGCAAGGGCACATGCCATCATCTGTCCTAAATTTGGGTTATAAGACATCCAAGATTTTCGGGGTGAATATTAAACATGGAAAACACATGGTTTTATCATTATCAGTGGAAATGGATGGTTCGACGAAGCTAAAACGGTAGGAGACAGTAACCGATGCTGCCAAGCAAATTCGCAATTCACAATTTTTAGCTGCAACCAATCCACCGTTATATGTTTGTTGTGTGCTAAGTACAAAGCATTTTTTTATGATCCAAATAACAAAGTCAAACAGGAGTATCCACAGATTAGTGTTATCCTAGGGTTCCGGCACCATAAAGAAGCCACAGTTGAGCAGCTACGCCACTCACATCAACCAGCAAGTCGTGGGCATCCTTAGTCTAGCACTTAGCCTTTCATCCTATGCTGCTACCTTGTACATAAATGAATGGAGGAGAGGTAGAGGGAGTGGAAGAAAGATGAGGAGCCAGCTTCAGCTTACGGTCGAGTTTGAGGGACTGGAAGGGGATGGAGGAGCCGAGAATCGCGCGGACTTCCTCCAGCTTTTTGGCGTTGCCCGTCACGAAGGTCACCGCCTTCGGCAgcactcgcgccgccgccgccgccgccgccgccgcgcccgacATGATGCTGTGTTGGGTGGTGCTCTGCTTCGGGCGAGAAACGGGAGAAAGGCTGCGCCCTGCTGATATGAGGGACAGGGCGATGGCGGTTGTCACTGGTTATAGGGCCCCGATTAGACTTTtttttttgtcttttcttcaTTTTATCTTACAGTAGCGGTTTTGCTAGCACTGTAGCAATCAACAAATAAGTTTTTTTTTTGGCCAAATAGCAATcaacaagcatttgggtttaaAAGATGGTTCGTCTAGCCACCAGCGAATGACGTTCAAACTCGTCCACGTAGGCCTCAAATTTCTCTTTGCATCAAAAAAATTCACAGTTTAAACCTTAAAACCGTACAAAACATAGAAAAGAATCTTtaccctaataataaagaggctaccgcttccgtcggaaaacccactgaGGTGTAAAAAAAACCCTTGATGTTTATgatattaaactcgtagtatatattaaatgttttttaaaatactcatatctttcaaaccgtaactccaaatttaacatattatatatggaatttgattagaaaaatatgtagaatttaaatatgatattattttatctgttaaacgttcaataaaaatactatctagggtgcaatcttaataaataagtcattattcgtctttctttcataccggtactcatccgggttggggatgaacacgtcaacaaaatcaggattggagatggaactgaaggtcacttgactgattctttgtacgtattaaatctacatgcaagccgtgttaaaatagaagacctgtaaaattttgaactgcatttttgtaggataagaccatctttgttTGTGTCGTAACTGTAAATTCTCAGAAtatagaccattttttataaattaagagcatgtggtatttctttctcccgttgcaacgcatgggtccttttgctagtgtgtgtgtgtatatatatatatgatcaacTAAAGCTACACTACACTACTCATTGTCGGCGGAGATGTCCACGATCTTTGTACCCGGCTCCGGTACATGGACGGAGATGTCCACGATCTTTGTACTCGCTCTTTTATGTCGACCTCCGCCTCTAGTTGATGAAAAGTGTGTCGATCGTCGTCCGTTTTTCCGGTGAACTATTGGTTGGCCTCGATATAAGCCTCATTTTGGAGTCCTTTAAGGATGACTGCTTGCTCCGTCATTTCCGCCGCTTGGGCGACCTCATACTCCACCATGGCGAAGCAAGCAACCGGCTCCGGCCCcacctcctcgtcctcttccttCTTCATGGACTCCAACTCCTACTCCtactgctgctcctcctccttcatggACCCCGGTTCCTGCTTtggatcctcctcctccttctcctcccgctCCGACGAATCCGGAGACATGCTCGATGTGAACCGAGCGGAGCGCCTAGCCCAAATCTCCTCGAGAAGTTGGATGCGCCGCTTAGGCATAAGCATACCGTAGGTCGTCTTCTTCGGCAAGGCCATGGACAGAGACATACAACGAGGGGGAGCAGAAGTGCATGTGGATAACGGCGAGAAGTGGATGGATGTGATCGGGTTGACGACACAAAGAGTGAAGGAGTGGATGTGGCTAGGGCTGGGGGACGCCGCCCGACTTAAATATTCAGGCTCTAGCCCTCGGGCGGCCAGCCAAAGTAGAGCCACGCAACATTCACACCCCCATCGGAGGAGATGCCCGTCGGACATTGCGTTTCTGGGCGTTTACGTGTGGGACCCGACTATGAGTACGACATGATGGATGTATTCGGACGCACATGGGCCGTCTTATATCCGCATATATTTATGCTAGATATAAGAGATGTAAAACTATCCAAATGAATCGAGTTTTTTTTGACCGGTCAATGACTGGGCCAACTGTCAGGGTGTTGGGACTGACTTAAGACGTCTAGATGTATATGCTCTAAATGACTGTTTTCAACCAAATGCATCTGATTGCATTAGTCTATGGGCGAAGCTCACTCGCTAGTCACTAAAGCTAATATTGTTTTTGGCTATATGAAGTACATGTTTCTACTACGAGTCAAAAATTTATTTTGGCAAGGTCAAATTCTTGCAAACTTTTAGGGGGGAAGCttaaatatgttgatttgtcTGAAAAACAAATTGAACAACATGTTACCTTCAAATGAATGATACAATTAATTTTGTCTTCTTCACCAACAAAACACTAGTATCTTGTTTCACATGAAAATTGGCAAGCACACTGGTTACACTAACATGAAAATCTAAAAAAATATTCGGAATTTTATAATTTATTTTGTACTTAGTTTTAAGTTACTGTTCATGAAGGAGAATATgctctgaaaggacgtggatatcgcctagaggggggaggatgaataggcgctttaaaatgattacggtttaggcttgaacaaatgcggaataaaactaacgtttaatttgtcaagcacaaaatataaaacaactaggctcacctatgtgcaccaactcaTTATGCTAGGAAAGATAAATAACTAAGTTATAGCGAGATATATgataataaacaatatggctatcacaaagtaaagtgcataagtaaagggttcgggtaagagataaccgaggcacgcggagacgatgatgtatcccgaagttcacacactTGCTAatctcgtttggagcggtgtggaggcacaatgctccccaagatgccactaaggccaccgtaatctcctcacgccctcgcacaatgcaagataccgtgattccactaagggacccttgagggcggtcaccgaacccgtacaaatggaaacccttgggggcggtcaccggtacccgtacaaattgctcggggcaatctccacaacctaattagagaccccgacgcttgcccggagctttacaccacaatgattgagctccgagacaccactaaccttctaggacgccaaagcatccacgaagaacaatctctagggtactaagtaccaaagggtaataagcttctcaacttctcacttccacgtatcaccgtggagaactcaaatcgatgcaactaatgcaatgacaagaacacacgaagtggtcaagtccctcacactcaaatccctccacaacaacaaaatctatggagaaatatgagaggaagaacaaggagctcacaaaaaactccaagatctagatccaaggggttcccctcacatagaggagaaagtgattggtggatatgtggatctaaatctcctctctcttttccctcaagaactagcaagaatcattagagggattgagagttagcaagctctaagaaggtcaacaatgggggaagaacacaagctcaacggatagaaaaaaccaagggggaagaagaccccttttatatagtgggggaaggaatcagaccattaCCCCACTTACACCCCGCGCACAGCGGTACAACCGttggcgaggagcggtactacagctagccctcgcgatactaccgctagcccctggcggtactaccgctagccctcgcggtactaccgctagcacctggcggtactaccgctagagaaagtcttcgcaaaaagtccgtcggagaacaaccgctcagagagaggtactaccgtcccgaagcggtactaccgcccacccggagcggtactacaactagggagcggtagtaaaaaattactatcgCTCCgggggcgatactaccgctacaggagtggtactaccgctggcaccaggagaggtactaccgctgaat encodes:
- the LOC123430145 gene encoding shugoshin-1-like; amino-acid sequence: MEIVVFAPQQANPAQAAVAQTMNAAAMAAMRKRGAASAISARRKTLCDITNLRQPLAAAADEGQQDGSRCVERLVKKNSDLVKLLEEREAELQNLRLANWQLAQANSQMLAELNLGKNRLKLLQHGLTCSRAALKVKSSKLEETKKALKSSRLQQQKSANETARHLVTNRAAAAAPLKDGDVEPASDASYAASAKKSTCNASRKRLLRSRSLGPAVAPTKLVASKETESAQRRKSMRRPQSSGRREDLFEIEDVQLTTGGGDDRKGSTWQLDSSVQFPRRSSLGRPLRRATEKVTSYKEMPVNIKLRRP
- the LOC123430155 gene encoding inosine triphosphate pyrophosphatase, yielding MSGAAAAAAAAARVLPKAVTFVTGNAKKLEEVRAILGSSIPFQSLKLDLPELQGEPEDISKEKARMAASQVNGPVLVEDTCLCFNALKGLPGPYIKWFLEKIGHEGLNNLLKAYEDKSAFAMCIFSLALGPEEEPITFVGKTAGKIVPARGPADFGWDPVFQPDGFEQTYAEMPKSEKNEISHRGRALALVKEHFASANYEVQSDGLA